One Fulvia fulva chromosome 8, complete sequence DNA window includes the following coding sequences:
- a CDS encoding mRNA export protein mlo3, whose protein sequence is MSGKLDQSLDEIMKDSGATRSPRRGKGGRLPNRKAAQKSRAATTAVIAPAGGVQKPTKRAKPARDARVPAIPVAPSSGESKISVSNLPGDVEEPMIKDYFASTAGPVKRVIRNYNQHGKFNGSCVIIFSKPDAAAKAAKSDGTKVDGKPLRIEILVSGKQVVPPKSLADRVSAPKNAARETQKKNQKKEGPKPAANGEKKKEGAKKSGRAGRPKKKTAEELDAEMQDYFGGGEAPAATTNGAAQPAAVTTNGGDAMDEVL, encoded by the exons ATGTCTGGAAAACTCGACCAGTCTCTCGATGAGATCATGAAGGACAGCGGCGCAACCCGCAGCCCACGTCGCGGCAAGGGTGGCCGACTCCCAAACCGCAAAGCCGCACAGAAGTCCAGGGCTGCCACCACCGCAGTCATCGCACCAGCTGGCGGCGTCCAGAAGCCGACCAAGCGCGCCAAGCCAGCGAGGGATGCGAGGGTACCCGCGATTCCCGTCGCACCATCTTCCGGAGAGAGCAAGATCAGTGTGTCCAACCTCCCCGGCGATGTGGAGGAGCCTATGATCAAG GACTACTTCGCCTCCACGGCTGGACCAGTCAAGAGAGTCATCCGCAACTACAACCAGCATGGGAAGTTCAACGGCTCCTGCGTCATCATCTTCAGCAAGCCAGACGCAGCAGCCAAGGCCGCGAAGTCTGACGGCACCAAGGTCGATGGCAAGCCACTGAGG ATCGAGATTCTCGTGAGCGGCAAGCAAGTCGTTCCACCAAAGTCTCTCGCAGACCGCGTTTC TGCTCCGAAGAACGCGGCCAGGGAGACCCAGAAGAAGAACCAGAAGAAGGAAGGTCCAAAGCCTGCCGCAAAcggcgagaagaagaaggaagGCGCGAAGAAGTCTGGTCGCGCAGGCCGACCCAAGAAGAAGACGGCGGAGGAGCTCGACGCAGAGATGCAGGACTACTTCGGCGGAGGTGAGGCTCCCGCAGCCACCACCAACGGCGCCGCTCAGCCAGCAGCGGTCACCACTAACGGTGGCGATGCCATGGACGAGGTCTTGTAG